In one Streptomyces sp. T12 genomic region, the following are encoded:
- a CDS encoding DUF6227 family protein, whose translation MSVPYETAAYEPPESPESPEEHLARLLGRALNSFELPDETIRRLDCALAHDSSLHSAHHSAGLHRETYRHTWLLADGSALTLWELVHNTAQGRAPQHEVYVDEEELRAATGRLPLPPDAPDFELPVTVQLSPIPAPRHAYVPDDSADHARRLLRRAENADRPDTETAALLTTAFAHQITQAFGRPGRARRAGLCFSLYEHAFLLHDGKEVSLWEVEHTATPDGRHMCEVYVSEDAARDAMERRAAQVS comes from the coding sequence AACCACCCGAGTCGCCGGAGTCTCCGGAGGAGCACCTCGCGCGACTCCTCGGCCGCGCCCTGAACTCCTTCGAGCTGCCCGACGAGACGATACGGCGGCTCGACTGTGCGCTGGCTCATGACAGCTCGCTGCACTCCGCGCACCACAGCGCGGGGCTGCACCGTGAGACGTACCGGCACACCTGGCTGCTCGCCGACGGCTCGGCGCTCACACTGTGGGAGCTCGTCCACAACACCGCCCAGGGCCGCGCCCCGCAGCACGAGGTGTACGTCGACGAGGAGGAGCTGCGCGCCGCGACCGGGCGGCTGCCGCTGCCGCCGGACGCGCCGGACTTCGAACTGCCGGTGACGGTGCAGCTGTCGCCGATACCCGCGCCCCGGCACGCGTATGTGCCGGACGACTCGGCCGACCACGCGCGCCGGTTACTGCGCCGGGCGGAGAACGCCGACCGGCCGGACACGGAGACGGCCGCGCTGCTGACCACGGCGTTCGCGCACCAGATCACGCAGGCCTTCGGGCGCCCGGGCCGCGCGAGGCGCGCCGGCTTGTGCTTCTCGCTCTACGAGCACGCCTTCCTGCTGCACGACGGCAAGGAGGTCTCCCTCTGGGAGGTCGAGCACACGGCGACACCCGACGGGCGGCACATGTGCGAGGTGTACGTCAGCGAGGACGCGGCACGGGATGCGATGGAGCGGCGGGCGGCGCAGGTGTCGTGA
- a CDS encoding fructose-specific PTS transporter subunit EIIC: MSDMITADLVDLDLSADTKEAAARALAERMVALGRVTDLDGFLADVAAREAQMPTGLDGGIGIPHCRSEHVTEPTLAFGRSAAGIDFGAADGPADLIFLIAAPAGADDAHLTILSSLARQLMNAEFTDALRSAGDAASAAALIRGEEPPAAEAADAPDGAVSTDSVASSVAASADAATGTTTPAEGTPAETSGERPFRIVAVTSCPTGIAHTYMAAESLENAGREAGVELVVETQGSAGFTRLDPAVIAAADGVIFAHDVSVREKDRFAGKPTVDVGVKAGINRPAELIAEVRAKAERGEVTAAARPGGGTPVERAGEPGEGYGTKLRKWLMSGVSYMVPFVAAGGLLIALGFAIGGYQINEAKSVTEHFDWGQVDSWGALLFQIGAAAFGFLVPVLAGYIAYGMADRPGLVPGFVGGAISVTIGAGFLGGLVAGLIAGGVVLGIQRIDIPPVLRGIMPVVVIPLVSSAVVGFLMFVVIGKPISEAQKGLTDWLNSLSGSNAILLGILLGLMMCFDLGGPVNKVAYTFATAGISVAAPSDSAMKIMAAVMAAGMVPPLGMAVATTIRKKLFTTAERENGKAAWVLGASFISEGAIPFAAADPLRVIPASMAGGAVTGALTMAFGSTLRAPHGGVWVTFLIGKPILYLVAIAAGTAVTAGLVILLKGMRKTAPEGTSAAKSPAAAAAEAKQPVAA, from the coding sequence ATGAGCGACATGATCACCGCGGACCTGGTCGATCTCGACCTGTCCGCCGACACCAAGGAAGCGGCGGCGCGTGCCCTCGCCGAGCGCATGGTGGCCCTGGGCCGGGTGACCGACCTCGACGGCTTCCTCGCCGACGTGGCCGCGCGCGAAGCACAGATGCCGACCGGCCTCGACGGCGGCATCGGCATCCCGCACTGCCGCAGCGAGCACGTCACCGAGCCGACGCTCGCCTTCGGGCGCAGCGCCGCCGGCATCGACTTCGGTGCGGCGGACGGTCCGGCCGACCTGATCTTCCTGATCGCCGCCCCCGCCGGCGCGGACGACGCCCATCTGACGATCCTGTCGTCGCTGGCCCGCCAGCTGATGAACGCCGAGTTCACGGACGCGCTGCGCTCGGCGGGCGACGCGGCGTCCGCGGCGGCGCTGATCCGGGGTGAGGAGCCCCCGGCGGCCGAGGCCGCGGACGCGCCTGATGGCGCCGTTTCCACAGACTCCGTGGCGTCGTCGGTGGCGGCCTCCGCCGACGCCGCCACGGGCACCACCACCCCCGCCGAGGGCACCCCCGCCGAGACGTCCGGCGAGCGCCCCTTCCGTATCGTCGCCGTCACCTCCTGCCCGACCGGCATCGCCCACACGTACATGGCGGCCGAGTCGCTGGAGAACGCGGGCCGCGAGGCCGGTGTCGAGCTCGTCGTCGAGACGCAGGGCTCGGCCGGCTTCACCCGGCTGGACCCGGCCGTCATCGCGGCGGCGGACGGCGTGATCTTCGCCCACGACGTGTCCGTGCGGGAGAAGGACCGGTTCGCCGGCAAGCCGACCGTCGACGTCGGGGTGAAGGCGGGCATCAACCGCCCGGCCGAACTCATCGCCGAGGTGCGCGCCAAGGCCGAGCGCGGCGAGGTCACCGCGGCCGCCAGGCCCGGCGGCGGCACCCCCGTCGAACGCGCCGGCGAGCCCGGCGAGGGCTACGGCACCAAGCTGCGCAAGTGGCTGATGTCCGGCGTGAGTTACATGGTCCCGTTCGTCGCGGCCGGCGGTCTGCTGATCGCCCTCGGCTTCGCGATCGGCGGCTACCAGATCAACGAGGCCAAGTCGGTCACCGAGCACTTCGACTGGGGCCAGGTCGACAGCTGGGGCGCGCTGCTGTTCCAGATCGGCGCGGCGGCCTTCGGCTTCCTCGTCCCGGTCCTCGCCGGATACATCGCCTACGGCATGGCCGACCGGCCAGGACTCGTGCCCGGCTTCGTCGGCGGCGCGATCTCCGTGACGATCGGCGCCGGGTTCCTCGGCGGTCTGGTCGCCGGTCTGATCGCCGGTGGTGTGGTGCTCGGCATCCAGCGGATCGACATCCCGCCGGTGCTGCGCGGCATCATGCCGGTGGTGGTGATCCCGCTGGTCTCGTCGGCGGTGGTCGGCTTCCTGATGTTCGTGGTGATCGGCAAGCCGATCTCCGAGGCGCAGAAGGGCCTGACCGACTGGCTGAACAGCCTCTCCGGCTCCAACGCCATTCTCCTCGGCATCCTGCTCGGCCTGATGATGTGCTTCGACCTCGGCGGCCCGGTCAACAAGGTGGCCTACACCTTCGCGACGGCCGGCATCTCGGTCGCGGCCCCCAGCGACTCCGCGATGAAGATCATGGCCGCCGTGATGGCCGCGGGCATGGTCCCGCCGCTGGGCATGGCCGTGGCCACCACCATCCGCAAGAAGCTGTTCACCACGGCCGAGCGCGAGAACGGCAAGGCGGCCTGGGTGCTGGGTGCCTCCTTCATCTCCGAGGGCGCGATCCCGTTCGCGGCCGCCGACCCGCTGCGCGTGATTCCCGCCTCCATGGCGGGCGGCGCGGTCACCGGCGCGCTGACCATGGCCTTCGGCTCGACCCTGCGTGCCCCGCACGGCGGCGTCTGGGTCACCTTCCTGATCGGCAAGCCGATCCTGTACCTGGTGGCCATCGCGGCCGGTACGGCGGTCACGGCCGGCCTGGTCATCCTCCTGAAGGGCATGCGCAAGACGGCCCCGGAGGGCACCTCCGCTGCCAAGTCCCCGGCGGCCGCGGCCGCGGAGGCGAAGCAGCCGGTGGCGGCGTAA
- the pfkB gene encoding 1-phosphofructokinase — translation MILTVTPNPSLDRTYEVPSLDRGEVIRATGERMDPGGKGVNVSRAIAAAGQRTVAVLPLGGAPGALVADLLDAQGIEVAPVPVAGATRSNIALAESDGVLTKINAPGPELSAAEQELLLETVREQSRDADWIACCGSLPRGLAPSWYADVVARAHAGGARIALDTSGRALLEALRARPDVVKPNAEELAEAVGRPLSTVGDAVKAAEELREMGARAVLASLGADGQLLVDDAGAWFADARVDVVRSNVGAGDSSLAGFLIAGGSGPEALASAVAHGAAAVQLPGSVMPSPGDLDMAAVTVTAEVPVDRVLKEPVS, via the coding sequence ATGATCCTCACCGTCACCCCGAACCCGTCTCTGGACCGCACCTACGAGGTCCCGTCCCTCGACCGTGGCGAGGTCATACGCGCCACCGGCGAGCGCATGGACCCGGGCGGCAAGGGCGTGAACGTCTCGCGCGCGATTGCGGCCGCCGGGCAGCGTACGGTCGCGGTGCTGCCCCTGGGTGGTGCGCCCGGCGCGCTCGTCGCCGACCTGCTCGACGCTCAGGGCATCGAGGTGGCGCCGGTCCCGGTCGCCGGGGCCACCCGCTCGAACATCGCGCTCGCGGAGTCGGACGGGGTACTGACGAAGATCAACGCGCCCGGTCCCGAGCTGTCCGCGGCCGAGCAGGAGCTGCTCCTGGAGACGGTCCGCGAGCAGTCGCGCGACGCCGACTGGATCGCCTGCTGCGGCAGCCTGCCGCGCGGTCTTGCTCCGTCCTGGTACGCCGATGTGGTCGCCCGGGCGCACGCGGGCGGCGCGCGGATCGCGCTGGACACCTCCGGGCGCGCCCTCCTAGAAGCCCTGCGGGCGCGGCCCGACGTGGTGAAGCCGAACGCCGAGGAGCTCGCGGAGGCCGTCGGGCGCCCCCTGTCCACCGTGGGTGACGCGGTGAAGGCGGCCGAGGAGTTGCGCGAGATGGGCGCACGCGCCGTGCTCGCGAGCCTGGGCGCCGACGGGCAGCTGCTGGTGGACGACGCGGGCGCCTGGTTCGCCGACGCGCGCGTGGACGTCGTACGCAGCAATGTCGGCGCCGGTGACTCCTCCCTCGCCGGCTTTCTGATCGCCGGGGGTAGCGGGCCCGAGGCGCTCGCCTCCGCCGTCGCGCACGGCGCGGCGGCCGTGCAGCTCCCCGGCAGCGTGATGCCGTCCCCGGGTGACCTGGACATGGCGGCGGTGACGGTCACGGCCGAGGTGCCGGTGGATCGCGTACTGAAGGAGCCGGTGTCATGA
- a CDS encoding DeoR/GlpR family DNA-binding transcription regulator: MYAPERQQEILRLARDGGRVDVLSLAEEFQVTAETIRRDLKALDRAGLLRRVHGGAIPAGRLDFEPDLAERESTAADEKDRVAKAALAELPTEGTVILDAGTTVARLAAALPLEASLTVVTHSLPIAARLADHPGIQLHLVGGRVRHRTRAAVDAWALRAYGEIRADVLFVAANGFSAEHGLTTPDLAEAAVKRAAVAAARRVVLLADSSKHGQEHFARFGDLSDVDLLITDSGLSPEDATAIERGGTEVVRA, translated from the coding sequence ATGTACGCACCGGAGCGGCAGCAGGAGATTCTCCGGCTCGCCCGTGACGGCGGCCGAGTGGACGTCCTGTCGCTGGCCGAGGAGTTCCAGGTGACGGCGGAGACGATCCGCCGGGATCTGAAGGCCCTCGATCGCGCGGGGCTCCTGCGCCGGGTGCACGGCGGTGCGATCCCGGCCGGGCGTCTGGACTTCGAGCCGGACCTCGCCGAGCGCGAGTCGACGGCGGCCGACGAGAAGGACCGCGTCGCGAAGGCGGCCCTCGCCGAGCTGCCCACCGAGGGCACGGTGATCCTCGACGCCGGTACGACGGTGGCCCGCCTCGCCGCCGCGCTGCCGCTGGAGGCGTCCCTCACCGTCGTCACGCACAGCCTGCCCATCGCGGCCCGCCTCGCGGACCACCCCGGCATCCAGCTCCACCTGGTCGGGGGGCGCGTACGGCACCGTACGCGCGCCGCCGTGGACGCCTGGGCGCTGCGGGCGTACGGCGAGATCCGCGCCGACGTCCTGTTCGTCGCGGCCAACGGCTTCTCCGCCGAGCACGGTCTGACCACCCCCGACCTCGCCGAGGCCGCGGTCAAGCGCGCGGCCGTGGCCGCGGCCCGCCGTGTGGTGCTGCTCGCCGACTCCTCCAAGCACGGCCAGGAGCACTTCGCCCGCTTCGGTGACCTGAGCGACGTGGACCTGCTGATCACCGACAGCGGGCTGAGCCCCGAAGACGCCACCGCGATCGAGCGCGGCGGCACGGAAGTAGTGCGCGCATGA
- a CDS encoding MFS transporter, translated as MTSRTSAGTEPAPLPNPGAQPTSAAAAADRRRWFALAIVMTAAFMDLVDVTIVNVAIPSIQREAGATFSQIQWITAGYALAFAAGLITGGRLGDIHGRKRLFLIGIGGFTLASALCGFAANPEMLVASRILQGTMAALMVPQVLSIVHATFPAHERGKVFGLFGAVVGLGAVTGPLLGALLTEWNLFGLEWRPIFLINLPVGIAGLILGSRFITESKAPKALKLDLVGVALVTLGLLMLLYPLTRGRELGWPLWGYVSMAGALVVLAALVAYERRKAARDGSPLVELSLFKVKSFAAGIAVQTVFGVALGIFFLVWTLYMQFGLGWSPLKAGLTGIPFSIAVSTAAGMSVQKLVPRFGRKVLQAGALVMAIGVLLYIWEAGRYGLSIAPWQMALPLVVMGVGMGLIVAPLTDAILSDVPREHAGSASGLISTVQQMGNALGLGLVSVVFFGVVDDRLTEGAERTAAGMAFADGFQHALGWVAVVMGAIFLLMFALPKRPAQHIEGAADDPSPTPEKEPALVG; from the coding sequence ATGACCTCAAGGACCTCAGCCGGGACAGAACCAGCACCCCTGCCCAACCCCGGCGCACAGCCCACCTCAGCCGCCGCAGCAGCAGACCGCCGCCGGTGGTTCGCCCTGGCCATCGTGATGACCGCGGCCTTCATGGACCTGGTCGACGTCACGATCGTCAACGTCGCGATCCCGTCGATCCAGCGTGAGGCCGGCGCGACGTTCAGCCAGATCCAGTGGATCACCGCCGGCTACGCCCTCGCGTTCGCCGCAGGCCTGATCACCGGCGGCCGCCTGGGCGACATCCACGGCCGCAAGCGGCTGTTCCTCATCGGCATCGGCGGCTTCACCCTCGCCTCGGCCCTGTGCGGCTTCGCCGCGAACCCGGAGATGCTGGTCGCCTCCCGCATCCTGCAGGGCACGATGGCGGCGCTGATGGTCCCGCAGGTCCTGTCGATCGTGCACGCCACCTTCCCGGCGCACGAACGCGGCAAGGTCTTCGGCCTGTTCGGCGCGGTGGTCGGCCTCGGCGCGGTCACCGGCCCCCTCCTCGGCGCACTCCTCACGGAGTGGAACCTCTTCGGCCTCGAATGGCGCCCGATCTTCCTGATCAACCTCCCGGTCGGCATCGCGGGCCTGATCCTGGGCAGTCGCTTCATCACCGAGTCCAAGGCGCCGAAGGCACTGAAGCTCGACCTCGTCGGCGTCGCCCTCGTCACGCTCGGCCTGCTGATGCTGCTCTACCCGCTGACCCGCGGCCGCGAGCTGGGCTGGCCGCTGTGGGGGTACGTGTCGATGGCGGGCGCACTCGTCGTCCTCGCGGCGCTGGTGGCGTACGAGAGGCGGAAGGCGGCCCGCGACGGCTCCCCGCTCGTCGAACTGTCGCTGTTCAAGGTGAAGAGCTTCGCGGCCGGTATCGCCGTACAGACCGTCTTCGGTGTGGCGCTCGGCATCTTCTTCCTGGTCTGGACGCTGTACATGCAGTTCGGTCTGGGCTGGAGCCCGCTGAAGGCCGGTCTGACCGGGATCCCGTTCTCGATCGCCGTCTCGACGGCGGCCGGGATGTCCGTCCAGAAGCTGGTCCCGCGCTTCGGCCGCAAGGTGCTCCAGGCGGGCGCGCTGGTGATGGCGATCGGCGTGCTGCTCTACATCTGGGAGGCCGGCCGCTACGGCCTGTCCATCGCCCCCTGGCAGATGGCCCTGCCCCTGGTCGTCATGGGCGTCGGTATGGGCCTGATCGTGGCCCCGCTGACGGACGCGATCCTGTCGGACGTGCCGCGCGAGCACGCTGGTTCGGCGTCGGGCCTCATCAGCACCGTCCAGCAGATGGGCAACGCGCTCGGCCTCGGCCTGGTCTCGGTGGTCTTCTTCGGGGTCGTCGACGACCGGCTGACCGAGGGCGCGGAGCGCACGGCAGCCGGCATGGCCTTCGCGGACGGTTTCCAGCACGCGCTCGGCTGGGTGGCCGTGGTGATGGGCGCCATCTTCCTGCTGATGTTCGCGCTGCCGAAGCGCCCGGCGCAGCACATCGAGGGAGCGGCCGATGATCCGTCGCCGACGCCGGAGAAGGAGCCCGCGCTGGTGGGCTGA
- a CDS encoding YafY family protein has product MTTDTPARLLTLLSLLQTPREWPGGELADRLGVSRRTVRRDVDRLRELGYPVQATKGADGGYRLVAGKAMPPLVLDDEEAVAIAVGLRAGAGHAVEGVEEASVRALAKLEQVLPARLRHRVTTLQAATTPLISGDGASIAPETLTVMASSVAGRERLRFAYRAGDGTESRRLTEPYRLVSTGRRWYLVAYDLDRGDWRTFRVDRVSEPFATGARFDPRELPTGSAAEYLRQSMWRRQETYEFSVTFEAPAEFVAARLPGWLGAPEAVEGGGRCRLRGSVGDSVEWMAVRLAMVDCEFVVESPEELVRCVRELGGRLSRAGAGASGG; this is encoded by the coding sequence ATGACGACGGATACTCCGGCACGGCTCCTCACGCTCCTCTCTCTTCTTCAGACACCCCGCGAATGGCCCGGCGGCGAGCTTGCCGATCGGCTCGGGGTGTCCCGGCGCACGGTGCGGCGGGACGTCGACCGGCTGCGGGAGCTGGGGTATCCCGTGCAGGCGACCAAGGGGGCCGACGGTGGGTATCGGCTCGTGGCGGGCAAGGCGATGCCGCCGCTCGTTCTCGACGACGAGGAGGCCGTGGCCATCGCGGTCGGGCTGCGGGCCGGGGCCGGGCATGCGGTCGAGGGGGTGGAGGAGGCGTCCGTGCGGGCGCTGGCGAAACTGGAGCAGGTGCTGCCGGCGCGGTTGCGGCACCGGGTGACGACGCTTCAGGCCGCGACTACGCCGCTGATCAGTGGGGACGGGGCGAGTATCGCGCCCGAGACGCTGACCGTGATGGCGTCGAGTGTGGCGGGGCGGGAGCGGTTGCGGTTCGCGTATCGGGCAGGGGACGGGACGGAGTCGCGCCGCTTGACCGAGCCGTATCGGCTGGTGTCCACGGGGCGGCGCTGGTACCTCGTCGCGTACGACCTCGACCGGGGGGACTGGCGGACGTTCCGGGTCGACCGGGTGAGCGAGCCGTTCGCGACGGGGGCGCGGTTCGATCCGCGGGAGTTGCCGACGGGGAGTGCGGCGGAGTATCTGCGGCAGTCCATGTGGCGGCGGCAGGAGACGTACGAGTTCTCGGTGACGTTCGAGGCGCCTGCGGAGTTTGTCGCGGCTCGCTTGCCTGGGTGGTTGGGGGCGCCGGAGGCGGTTGAGGGTGGGGGGCGGTGTCGGTTGCGGGGGTCCGTGGGGGACTCGGTGGAGTGGATGGCGGTGCGGTTGGCGATGGTGGACTGCGAGTTCGTGGTGGAGTCGCCGGAGGAACTGGTGCGGTGTGTGCGGGAGTTGGGGGGGCGGTTGAGTCGGGCGGGGGCGGGGGCCTCCGGCGGTTGA
- a CDS encoding TetR/AcrR family transcriptional regulator has translation MEIARAAAALFVKQGLRATRAEDIAQAAGIAPRTFYRYFATKEEAVAPLYAAGADRWAEAVRTAPPELPVPQALEHAAHHTLTPGAGVSSPSWEWVRTLVRLADTSPALRKVWAEVCHEAETRLAEVLASRGDNVAEPTPALRFAAAVAAAAVRVAVETWAAGDAPAQGPQGPAPLAMRNLAALRNFPWEDITARPRPA, from the coding sequence ATGGAGATCGCCCGCGCCGCGGCCGCCCTCTTCGTGAAGCAGGGTCTACGGGCCACCCGCGCCGAGGACATCGCCCAAGCGGCCGGCATAGCGCCGCGCACCTTCTACCGCTACTTCGCCACCAAGGAGGAGGCGGTGGCCCCTCTCTACGCGGCCGGCGCCGACCGCTGGGCAGAAGCAGTCCGCACGGCCCCACCGGAACTACCCGTACCCCAAGCCCTGGAACACGCGGCCCACCACACCCTGACCCCGGGCGCCGGCGTCTCCTCACCCTCCTGGGAGTGGGTCCGCACACTGGTCCGCCTGGCCGACACGAGCCCCGCGCTGCGCAAGGTGTGGGCGGAGGTGTGCCATGAGGCGGAGACAAGGCTGGCGGAGGTACTGGCAAGCAGGGGCGACAACGTTGCCGAGCCCACCCCCGCCCTCCGCTTCGCCGCAGCCGTGGCAGCCGCCGCCGTACGCGTGGCCGTAGAAACCTGGGCAGCGGGAGACGCCCCCGCACAGGGCCCGCAGGGCCCGGCCCCCCTGGCGATGCGCAACCTGGCGGCACTGAGGAACTTCCCGTGGGAGGACATCACGGCACGCCCACGCCCGGCGTGA
- a CDS encoding RNA polymerase sigma factor RpoD/SigA, whose product MATRAVARRQSATGGTDAASSVRAHGGEIADRDLVGMYLDEIARTPLLDAAKEVELSQIIEAGVFARQVLDGCEEARADATREELEALVAEGERAKDIFIRSNLRLVVAVARRYPRSGLPLLDLIQEGNAGLVRAVEKFDYRKGFKFSTYATWWIRQAITRSIADQSRTIRLPVHLVEELGRIRRVQREFNREHGRDPEPAEIAAELGSNPDRVIDVLDWARDPVSLNMAVDDEGETQFGDLLEDTSAVSPEQSVLTLLRSEELDDLIGRLDQRTASIIKMRYGIEDGRERTLTEVGKEHGLTRERIRQIEKHALLELKKLARSTGFDAAA is encoded by the coding sequence ATGGCAACCCGTGCCGTCGCCCGTCGTCAGTCCGCCACTGGCGGGACCGACGCGGCAAGCAGTGTTCGCGCCCATGGCGGCGAGATCGCGGACCGCGACCTGGTCGGCATGTACCTCGACGAGATCGCGCGTACGCCGCTGCTCGACGCAGCCAAAGAGGTCGAGCTGTCGCAGATCATCGAGGCGGGTGTGTTCGCAAGGCAGGTCCTCGACGGCTGCGAGGAGGCCAGGGCGGACGCCACCCGCGAGGAGCTGGAGGCCCTGGTCGCCGAGGGCGAGCGGGCCAAGGACATCTTCATCCGCTCCAACCTCCGCCTGGTCGTCGCGGTGGCCCGCCGCTACCCGCGCAGCGGCCTTCCCCTCCTCGACCTGATCCAGGAGGGCAACGCCGGCCTGGTGCGCGCGGTGGAGAAGTTCGACTACCGCAAGGGCTTCAAGTTCTCGACGTACGCGACCTGGTGGATCCGTCAGGCCATCACGCGCTCGATAGCCGACCAGTCCCGCACCATCCGCCTCCCCGTCCACCTGGTCGAGGAGCTGGGCCGCATCCGCCGCGTCCAGCGCGAGTTCAACCGCGAGCACGGCCGCGACCCGGAGCCCGCTGAGATCGCCGCCGAGCTCGGCTCGAACCCGGACCGCGTGATTGACGTCCTGGACTGGGCCCGCGACCCGGTCTCGCTGAACATGGCGGTGGACGACGAGGGCGAGACCCAGTTCGGCGACCTGCTGGAGGACACGTCCGCGGTCTCCCCGGAGCAGTCGGTCCTCACCCTCCTGCGCAGCGAGGAACTGGACGACCTGATCGGCCGCCTGGACCAGCGCACGGCGTCCATCATCAAGATGCGCTACGGCATCGAGGACGGCCGCGAGCGCACCCTGACCGAGGTCGGCAAGGAGCACGGCCTGACGCGCGAACGCATCCGCCAGATCGAGAAGCACGCCCTGCTGGAGTTGAAGAAGCTGGCCCGCAGCACCGGCTTCGACGCGGCCGCGTAG
- a CDS encoding GNAT family N-acetyltransferase, with protein sequence MSSARTEVQVRPGVESDLEALTDLYNHYVRETPITFDTAVFTPEERRPWLLSHPEDGPHRLMVAEEGGLGDDSQRILGYATSSAFRAKPAYETSVEVTIYLAPDAGRRGVGSLLYEALFEALADEDLHRAYAGIALPNEASVRLHKRFGFRHVGTYREVGRKFGRYWDVAWYEKEL encoded by the coding sequence ATGTCGTCGGCACGTACAGAGGTGCAGGTCAGGCCAGGAGTCGAGAGTGACCTCGAAGCCCTCACCGACCTCTACAACCACTACGTACGTGAGACGCCCATCACATTCGATACCGCGGTCTTCACGCCGGAAGAGCGCCGCCCTTGGCTGCTCTCCCACCCTGAAGACGGCCCGCACCGGCTGATGGTTGCCGAGGAGGGCGGGCTCGGGGACGACTCACAGCGGATTCTCGGCTACGCCACATCCAGCGCCTTCCGGGCGAAGCCCGCCTATGAGACCTCCGTCGAGGTCACGATCTACCTCGCGCCGGACGCCGGCCGGCGCGGCGTCGGCAGCCTCCTCTACGAGGCCCTCTTCGAGGCCCTGGCGGACGAGGACCTGCACCGCGCCTACGCCGGGATCGCCCTGCCGAACGAGGCGTCCGTGCGGCTGCACAAGCGGTTCGGGTTCCGGCACGTCGGCACGTATCGCGAGGTGGGCCGCAAGTTCGGCCGCTACTGGGACGTCGCCTGGTACGAGAAGGAGCTCTGA
- a CDS encoding dioxygenase, with the protein MSAATQERMPALYLSHGAPPLADDPIWPGELAAWSAGLPRPKAILMISAHWEEAPLAIGATETVPLVYDFWGFPEHYYKVTYAAPGAPQLAESVRKLLRAPGIPVQDTPDRGLDHGAYVPLVEMYPEADIPVLQVSMPTLDPVKLMEIGRKLAPLRDEGVLIVGSGFFTHNLAALRQGGIPAWSVEFDDWGRRALESGDWDALLDFLHKAPAGRYAHPRTEHFAPLFVTMGAADAAGEPAAQKSVIDGFWMGLAKRSVQFG; encoded by the coding sequence ATGTCCGCCGCCACGCAGGAGCGCATGCCCGCTCTCTATCTCAGCCACGGCGCCCCGCCCCTCGCGGACGACCCGATCTGGCCCGGCGAGCTCGCCGCCTGGTCCGCCGGGCTGCCGCGCCCCAAGGCGATCCTCATGATCTCCGCCCACTGGGAGGAGGCCCCGCTCGCCATCGGTGCCACCGAGACCGTTCCTCTCGTCTACGACTTCTGGGGATTCCCCGAGCACTACTACAAGGTGACGTACGCGGCACCCGGCGCGCCCCAACTCGCCGAGTCCGTCCGGAAACTGCTGCGCGCCCCCGGCATCCCCGTGCAGGACACCCCCGACCGCGGCCTCGACCACGGCGCCTACGTCCCGCTCGTCGAGATGTACCCCGAGGCGGACATCCCCGTCCTGCAGGTCTCCATGCCGACCCTCGACCCGGTGAAGCTGATGGAGATCGGCCGCAAGCTGGCGCCGCTGCGCGACGAGGGCGTGCTGATCGTCGGCTCCGGCTTCTTCACCCACAACCTCGCCGCCCTGCGGCAGGGCGGCATCCCCGCCTGGTCCGTGGAGTTCGACGACTGGGGCCGCCGGGCACTGGAGAGCGGCGACTGGGACGCCCTGCTGGACTTCCTCCACAAGGCGCCGGCCGGCCGCTACGCCCACCCGCGCACCGAGCACTTCGCCCCGCTGTTCGTGACGATGGGCGCGGCGGACGCGGCCGGTGAGCCGGCGGCGCAGAAGTCGGTGATCGACGGGTTCTGGATGGGGCTGGCGAAGCGGTCGGTGCAGTTCGGCTGA
- a CDS encoding MarR family winged helix-turn-helix transcriptional regulator — protein MNTASTSAPPSPAAASAAEPRWLTDDEQRVWRAYIDATTLLEDHLDRQLQRDAGMPHVYYGLLVKLAESPHRRLRMTELAMYAKITRSRLSHAIARLEKNGWVRREDCPDDKRGQFAVLTDAGMEVLRETAPGHVEAVRQAMFDRLTTEQQKALGEIMRIVAEGLQPSEAGADLPWLR, from the coding sequence ATGAATACGGCATCGACCTCCGCACCACCCTCGCCCGCAGCCGCGTCCGCGGCGGAGCCGCGCTGGCTCACCGACGATGAGCAGCGCGTATGGCGCGCCTACATCGACGCGACCACCCTGCTCGAGGACCACCTGGACCGCCAGCTCCAGCGGGATGCGGGCATGCCGCACGTCTACTACGGCCTGCTCGTCAAGCTCGCCGAGTCCCCGCACCGCCGGCTGCGGATGACCGAGCTGGCGATGTACGCGAAGATCACCCGCTCCCGTCTCTCGCACGCCATCGCCCGGCTGGAGAAGAACGGCTGGGTCCGGCGCGAGGACTGCCCCGACGACAAGCGGGGCCAGTTCGCGGTCCTGACCGACGCGGGCATGGAGGTGCTGCGGGAGACCGCGCCGGGCCATGTGGAGGCCGTGCGCCAGGCGATGTTCGACCGGCTCACCACCGAACAGCAAAAGGCCCTCGGCGAGATCATGCGGATCGTCGCCGAGGGCCTGCAGCCCAGTGAAGCGGGTGCGGACCTGCCCTGGCTCCGCTGA